The Clostridia bacterium genome includes a region encoding these proteins:
- a CDS encoding aconitate hydratase: MGLTLAEKIITEHLVAGKPEPGEEIGIRIDQTLTQDATGTMAYLQFEALGLPRVRVDLAVSYVDHNTLQTGFENADDHLFLQTVAAKYGICFSRPGNGICHQVHLERFGVPGKTLLGSDSHTPTAGGLGMLAIGAGGLDVAVAMAGGPFYLSMPRIVLVHLEGQLPPWVTAKDVILTLLGRLSVKGGVGKILEYGGPGAATLTVPQRATICNMGAELGATSSLFPSDDQTLAFLSAQRRAEAYRPLAADPDARYGEVVRLNLAELEPMAARPHSPDAVAPVREVGPVPVDQVAIGSCTNSSYPDLMRVAAVLKGKTVHPRVSLVIAPGSRQVLRLLAANGGLETLLAAGARILEPACGPCIGMGQAPASGGVSLRTFNRNFRGRSGTADAQVYLVSPEVAAASALTGVLTDPRELGPYPEVEAPPEIPEEDNLVLPPAPDPEAVEIRRGPNIAPLPLARPLPERLEAEVLLKLGDNISTDDILPAGSKILPLRSNIPAISAYVFAGLDPGFAERARAAGGGIVVAGQNYGQGSSREHAALAPMYLGIKAVLARSFARIHRANLINFGLLPLLLVREEDYEAIRPGDRLVFEDLRQQLAGGRVLRLQNLTQGREILVRHDLSPRETAVVLAGGLLNYVRDMNP; encoded by the coding sequence TTGGGGCTAACCCTGGCGGAGAAGATCATTACCGAACACCTGGTGGCGGGAAAACCCGAACCCGGCGAAGAGATAGGCATCCGCATCGACCAGACCCTCACCCAGGACGCCACCGGCACCATGGCCTACCTCCAATTCGAGGCCTTGGGCCTGCCCCGGGTGCGGGTGGACCTGGCGGTCAGCTATGTGGACCACAACACCCTGCAGACCGGGTTTGAGAACGCCGACGACCACCTGTTCCTGCAGACCGTGGCCGCCAAGTACGGCATCTGCTTTTCCCGCCCCGGAAACGGCATCTGCCACCAGGTGCACCTGGAGCGCTTCGGGGTTCCGGGAAAGACGCTCCTGGGCTCGGACAGCCATACCCCCACCGCCGGGGGACTGGGCATGCTGGCCATCGGCGCCGGGGGGCTGGACGTGGCCGTGGCCATGGCCGGGGGACCCTTTTACCTTTCCATGCCCCGCATCGTGCTGGTGCACCTGGAGGGCCAACTGCCTCCCTGGGTAACCGCCAAGGACGTTATCCTCACCCTCCTGGGCCGGCTCAGCGTCAAGGGCGGGGTGGGCAAGATCCTGGAATACGGCGGGCCCGGTGCCGCCACCCTCACCGTTCCCCAGCGCGCCACCATCTGCAACATGGGGGCGGAGCTGGGAGCTACCAGCTCCCTCTTTCCCAGCGACGACCAGACCCTGGCCTTCCTCTCCGCCCAGCGCCGGGCCGAAGCCTACCGGCCCCTGGCCGCCGACCCCGACGCCCGCTACGGCGAAGTGGTGAGACTGAACCTGGCCGAGCTCGAGCCCATGGCGGCCAGGCCCCACAGCCCGGACGCGGTGGCCCCGGTGCGGGAAGTAGGCCCGGTACCGGTGGACCAGGTGGCCATCGGAAGCTGCACCAATTCTTCCTACCCGGACCTCATGCGGGTGGCCGCCGTACTGAAGGGCAAGACCGTACATCCCCGGGTCAGCCTGGTCATCGCGCCCGGTTCCCGTCAGGTTCTGCGCCTGCTGGCGGCCAACGGCGGCCTGGAGACCCTGCTGGCCGCAGGGGCCAGGATTCTGGAGCCGGCCTGCGGGCCCTGCATAGGCATGGGGCAGGCCCCGGCTTCCGGCGGGGTGTCGCTGCGCACCTTCAACCGCAACTTCCGGGGCCGCAGCGGCACCGCCGACGCCCAGGTTTACCTGGTCAGCCCGGAAGTGGCCGCGGCCAGCGCCCTCACCGGCGTGCTGACCGACCCCCGGGAGCTGGGGCCGTACCCGGAGGTGGAGGCGCCACCGGAAATCCCCGAGGAAGACAATCTCGTTCTTCCCCCTGCGCCCGACCCGGAGGCGGTCGAGATCCGGCGCGGGCCCAACATTGCCCCCCTGCCCCTGGCCAGGCCCCTGCCCGAACGGCTGGAAGCCGAGGTGCTGCTCAAGCTGGGGGACAACATCAGCACCGACGACATCCTCCCCGCAGGCAGCAAGATCCTTCCCCTGCGCTCCAACATACCCGCCATTTCCGCCTACGTGTTCGCCGGCCTGGACCCAGGCTTTGCCGAACGGGCCCGGGCCGCCGGAGGCGGGATCGTGGTGGCCGGTCAGAACTACGGCCAGGGATCCAGCCGCGAGCACGCCGCCCTGGCGCCCATGTACCTGGGCATAAAGGCGGTCCTGGCCAGGTCGTTCGCCCGCATCCACCGGGCCAACCTCATCAACTTCGGGCTTCTGCCCCTGCTGCTGGTGCGGGAGGAGGACTACGAGGCCATCCGGCCGGGCGATCGCCTCGTCTTCGAAGACCTGAGGCAGCAGCTCGCCGGGGGCCGGGTGCTCCGGCTGCAGAACCTCACCCAGGGGCGGGAGATCCTCGTCCGCCACGATCTGTCTCCCCGGGAAACGGCCGTGGTACTGGCCGGAGGGCTTCTCAACTACGTGCGGGATATGAATCCTTAA
- a CDS encoding DUF503 domain-containing protein: protein MGVCVLELRLPHADSLKDKRRVIKSLRDRVRNRYNVSVAEVDHQDHHKLATLGLAMVCGEAEPIQRVFDEIVRTLDGQVEVELLSHRVEFY, encoded by the coding sequence GTGGGAGTATGCGTCCTGGAGCTGCGGCTCCCGCACGCGGACAGCCTTAAGGATAAGCGCCGCGTGATCAAGAGCCTGCGCGACCGGGTGCGCAACCGGTACAACGTTTCCGTGGCCGAGGTGGACCACCAGGACCACCACAAGCTGGCCACCTTGGGCCTGGCCATGGTGTGCGGCGAGGCCGAGCCCATCCAGCGGGTCTTCGACGAGATCGTCCGCACCCTGGACGGCCAGGTAGAAGTAGAGCTGCTTTCCCACCGGGTGGAGTTTTACTAG
- a CDS encoding TIGR00269 family protein — translation MLCKNCRAKATVELRQHRAAYCNACYVEYFLKQVRRNIHSRKMFHPGERVLVVVSGGKDSLSLWDALLSLGYQVSALYIDLGIGEYSRRSLEKCRAFAWERNAEFRAVSVEEEFGFGVPELARRTRRVACAVCGRIKRYLFNRLALEGGFAAVATGHNLDDEAAALLGNLLHWQTGYLARQQPHLPATHPGLVRKVKPLYTLTERESLAYALIRRISYLAEECPYAEGATSITYKEALNHIEAAAPGTKLAFFKGFLRHKELFAEEEAGLELRACSRCGQVTTEEVCAVCRLVERAHAACAQSFGDRGETGAAALEKEG, via the coding sequence ATGCTCTGCAAGAACTGTCGCGCCAAGGCCACGGTAGAGCTCCGCCAGCACCGGGCAGCCTACTGCAATGCCTGCTACGTGGAGTATTTCCTGAAGCAGGTCCGGCGCAACATTCACTCCCGGAAGATGTTTCACCCGGGAGAGCGCGTCCTGGTGGTGGTATCCGGGGGCAAGGACAGCCTCAGCCTCTGGGACGCGTTGCTCAGCCTCGGCTACCAGGTGAGCGCCCTTTACATCGACCTGGGCATAGGGGAGTATTCCAGACGCTCCCTGGAAAAGTGCCGGGCCTTCGCCTGGGAAAGGAACGCCGAGTTCCGGGCGGTCTCGGTGGAGGAGGAGTTCGGGTTCGGCGTGCCCGAACTTGCCCGCCGGACCCGCCGCGTGGCCTGCGCGGTCTGCGGCCGGATCAAGCGCTATCTCTTCAACCGGCTGGCACTGGAGGGCGGCTTTGCCGCCGTGGCCACAGGCCACAATCTGGACGACGAGGCGGCCGCCCTGCTGGGCAATCTCCTGCACTGGCAGACCGGCTACCTGGCCCGGCAGCAGCCGCACCTCCCGGCCACCCACCCGGGGCTCGTGCGCAAGGTCAAGCCGCTTTACACGCTTACGGAGAGGGAGTCTCTGGCCTACGCCCTCATCCGCCGGATTTCCTACCTGGCCGAGGAATGCCCCTACGCGGAAGGCGCCACCAGCATCACCTACAAGGAGGCCCTTAACCATATCGAGGCCGCCGCCCCCGGAACCAAGCTGGCCTTCTTCAAGGGCTTCCTGCGGCACAAAGAGCTTTTCGCCGAGGAAGAGGCGGGACTGGAGCTCAGGGCATGCAGCCGCTGCGGCCAGGTAACCACCGAGGAGGTCTGCGCGGTCTGCCGCCTGGTGGAGAGGGCGCACGCGGCGTGCGCGCAATCTTTCGGCGACCGAGGAGAAACCGGGGCTGCCGCCTTAGAAAAGGAAGGATAG
- a CDS encoding MoaD/ThiS family protein, producing the protein MKVIFHLPRKEMELAGNKKLADLARELNLNPEAYLFVRGDTILTRDEWIKDTDTVEVYPVISGG; encoded by the coding sequence GTGAAGGTCATCTTTCATTTACCTCGCAAGGAAATGGAGCTGGCCGGGAACAAGAAGCTCGCCGACCTGGCCAGGGAACTGAACCTGAATCCGGAAGCCTACCTCTTCGTGCGCGGCGATACCATCCTCACCCGCGACGAGTGGATAAAGGACACCGACACGGTGGAGGTTTACCCGGTCATTTCGGGAGGTTAG
- a CDS encoding DUF4416 family protein translates to MGRVTEPQPVKLFVGVLAAAAELLPAVRGRLEAEFGPVDLPSPLWDFAFTRYYEAEMGPTLKRQFWGFEFLVEPGRLPEIKHFTNAVEDEFALEGRRRVNLDPGYLTSARLVLATTKDFSHRVYLGRGIYGEVTLMYRRGQFVSLPWTYPDYRTPEYHRFFAELRALYRSQLEACGAKGTRKR, encoded by the coding sequence GTGGGCCGGGTGACGGAGCCCCAACCGGTGAAGCTCTTCGTGGGCGTGCTGGCGGCAGCGGCGGAGCTCCTGCCCGCCGTGCGGGGCCGCCTGGAGGCGGAGTTCGGGCCGGTGGACCTGCCCTCGCCCCTTTGGGATTTTGCCTTTACCCGCTACTACGAGGCGGAAATGGGGCCCACCCTGAAGCGGCAGTTTTGGGGATTCGAGTTCCTGGTGGAGCCGGGCCGGCTTCCGGAGATCAAGCATTTCACCAACGCGGTGGAGGACGAATTTGCGCTCGAGGGCCGGCGGCGGGTCAACCTGGACCCGGGTTACCTGACTTCGGCCAGGCTGGTACTGGCTACCACCAAGGACTTTTCCCACCGGGTGTACCTCGGCAGGGGCATTTACGGCGAAGTCACCCTGATGTACCGGCGGGGGCAGTTCGTGAGTCTTCCCTGGACCTACCCGGATTACCGCACCCCGGAATACCACCGCTTCTTTGCCGAGCTGCGGGCCCTGTACCGCAGCCAGCTTGAGGCCTGCGGGGCCAAGGGAACCCGTAAGCGGTAA